GCAAGTACACCGACAAACGCTACACAGGCCGCTGCCAGAACGCCAAATGCACCCGCAAGGTGCTGATGCCGTTCATGCGGTACTGCTGCTGGTGCCACCGGAAAGTTCGGAAGAAGTGGAAGATCCCGGAATCGAATCGGACGTGCGGCAGCTGCGGTTGGGGCGTCGTCCCCGGCTACTGGAGCCACTGTCCTTGGTGTTGCAAGCGACTGGGAGGACAATAGTCGCGGTTGTGACGACCGGCGTCGCGGGACTTCAGACTTCCGCGAGACTTGACCGATTGGGCAGAGTATAGGCTGTGCGCCAACGATGCGGCGCGTTCACGCAAGCGACCACGATGGACTGTCAGCAACTCACCACCCCTGAATCGCGGGTCTACCTGAACGTCGACATGCTCGAACCGGAAGTGTTCGAGCTGGCGGGCGGGTCGGTGGCGGTGTTGTCGGCGCGCAAACCCGAGAAGGCGACCGCTAACGAAGACGCGGCCGCGGTAGTGGCGACGGGCGAAGGCTCGGCCGTGCTGATCGTCGCCGACGGCTGCGGCGGGATGGCCAACGGCGAACAGGCGGCTCGCATTGCAATCGACTGCCTCACGAATCACATCGCCACGGCGGCTGCGGCGGGCGAATCGCTGCGGACCGCGATCCTTGACGGCGTCGAAGATGCGAACCGCCAGATCATCGAACTGAAGAATGGCGCCGGTGCCACGCTCGCCGTCGTGCAGCTCGAAAACGGCGAAGCGCGGCCCTACCACATTGGCGACGCCCAGATCGTGATGGTCGGCGGCCGCGGCAAGGTGAAGCTGCTCACCACCTCCCACTCGCCGGTCGGCTACGCGATGGAAGCGGGGATGCTTGGCGAGCAGGAAGCACTCGACCACGAAGAGCGGCATCTCGTTTCGAACTACCTCGGCTCCGAGGCGATGCACGTTGAAGTCGGCAGCGTGCGGACGATGTCGACGCACGACGGCCTGCTCGTGGCGAGCGACGGCGTCCTCGACAACCTCAAGATGGACGAGATCACCGGCTTTCTGAAGAACGGCTCGGCCGCCACCGCCGCGAGCAAGATCGCCGGCGTGGCGATGCAGCGGATGCAGGCGTCGCTTGAGGGGCAGCCGCACAAGCCGGATGATCTGACGCTAATTGTCTTCAGCCAGCGCGGGAAGCGGCGGGCGAAGTAGATCAGGACGGCGGGCTGCGGCGGAACCAGACGCCCCATGGCCAGCGCCAGACTCGCAAGCCGTAATCGCGCACCGTGCCGATCAGCCCGATGATCGCGACGATCGCGAAGATGGCGACGTAAGCAATTTCGCTGCCGTGTGGTGGGATATTCAACTGCGGTTTTTAGGGTGAGTAGTAGGCGGCGCTCTTCGACCCCCGGCTTGAAGAACCGGGGGCTAAGAGGGGCCTATTTTGATGCTTCGTCGGCGGGCGGCTTCACGACGTAGAAGACGAGGTTCGCGATCCGCCATTCGCCTTCGGACTTCATCAGCGTGAAGTGGTCGTAGCCGTATTCGATGCGTTCGCCGTCGACGAGTTTCCAGTAAACCAGGGCGTGGGCAAGATCGGCGTCGAAGCGAATTTCGGTTCGCTCGGCCGTCTCGGTCATCTTGTTCGGATTCGAGCGGTGGGCTTCTTGCTGCGTTTTGAGGAACGGCGCCAGCGGCAGCGTGACGAGCCGGCCGCTCGGTTCGATCATGTGGATCGCCGACTGCGGCATGAAGCATTTGCCGTAGGAGAGCAGGTCGGCTTTGGACCAGCTGGTGAAGTAGGTGTTGAGGAGTACTTGGACTTCTTTTTCACGCGGATCGGCGGGCTGCTTGGTTGGTTCGGCAGCAGAGGCCGTGGACGTGAGCGCGGCGAGCAGCGCGAAGATGCAAAGGATGGCGTGGCGCTGCATAGGAAGCCTTTCTTTGAATTCTTCTGGTCCCCTCCCCTTGAGGGGGAGGGTTAGGGAGGGGTGACGGTAGCTGGTACCAGGGTTCATCCCCCCTCCCCAGCCCTCCCCTCCTGGGGGAGGGAGCCGGACAAATTTTTGGTAGAGCAACCGCTTCAAGTGTGGCGCCCTACTCCACCTCGTGCCCCACCATTTGATAAATCGCCAACGGCCGGCCGTCGGGCCCGCCGGCGAGTTCTTCCAGCCGAATCTCGCCTTCGACGGCGACGGGGCGGATTGTGTACTCAGCCGTCTTGCCGGGGGCCATCGTCACCAGCACGCAATCGAACAGCGCGGCGCCGGGACCGAAGCAGCATTCCATGTTGTCGCGAACGAGCACGATGCGGTTGAGGCCCGTTTTCCGCAGCGTTGGGAAGATATAGCCGCGGATGCGGATCTTCTTCCCCATCAAGGCGTTCACCTTGGGGGTGAGCATGTTGCGATCGAAGAGCTCGGTCTTCGTCATGTCGAACTTCAGGTCGTCAAACGTTGCTTCGATGTAGCCCGAGGAATCAGGATCGGGCAGTTTGACTGGGGCGGCTGACGCTGTGGCGGCGACGGGCGTCGTTGCGGGCGGGGCGACTGCCGAAGCAGGCTGAACTTCGCGATCATCGCGAGTCGCCGATGCGACGGCGGCTGTGGCGGGCTCCGTCGGAGCGGGCGCTTCCTGTTGCGGCTGACTTAGGCCTGGAGACGACGCGCTCGACGACGGCGCACTATCGCAACCGGCGATTCCGATCAGCAGGGCGCTCCATGCCATCCATTGCAGCGAGCGAATCATCATTTGGCATAGTCGGCTTCGAGGACGAATGCGGGGCCTTTTGGCCGATCGTGGGCGTGCTCTGGAGCGACGCGTAGCGTGCCCCCCATGCGGAACAGCCCGGGGGAGTAATCGACGCGATCTTTCCCCTCCATCCGCACCAGCATCTGGTCGAAGTATTTCACAGAGTCGATCTCCCCGAAACAGCAGTTGTTGCTATCACGCACGAGGAGAAACTGGCTAATGTTCTTGCGGTAGCCGTTGTTCGTCGAGTCGGGGCGAATGTAGCCCTTGATGAAGACCTTCTTGCCGTCGAGGGCGGCGATCTCCGGCGGAATGTTGTGGTTGCCGCGGAGGTCGATTTCGTCGGGCTTCAGTTCCAAGAAGCTGGTCCGCTCGTAGCCGGCGG
This sequence is a window from Lacipirellula parvula. Protein-coding genes within it:
- a CDS encoding nuclear transport factor 2 family protein; this translates as MQRHAILCIFALLAALTSTASAAEPTKQPADPREKEVQVLLNTYFTSWSKADLLSYGKCFMPQSAIHMIEPSGRLVTLPLAPFLKTQQEAHRSNPNKMTETAERTEIRFDADLAHALVYWKLVDGERIEYGYDHFTLMKSEGEWRIANLVFYVVKPPADEASK
- a CDS encoding DUF4190 domain-containing protein; translated protein: MSTAQALSPNRTTAGGEEFEYRPMSTGAIASLVFGLLSTVIFFAGRNDFQDSLLLTPFPIIGLVLGFRALSAMRANPGQFTGGGFAKGGVALSLVCLIGGLAFAGYVYSTEVPAGYERTSFLELKPDEIDLRGNHNIPPEIAALDGKKVFIKGYIRPDSTNNGYRKNISQFLLVRDSNNCCFGEIDSVKYFDQMLVRMEGKDRVDYSPGLFRMGGTLRVAPEHAHDRPKGPAFVLEADYAK
- a CDS encoding PP2C family protein-serine/threonine phosphatase, with amino-acid sequence MDCQQLTTPESRVYLNVDMLEPEVFELAGGSVAVLSARKPEKATANEDAAAVVATGEGSAVLIVADGCGGMANGEQAARIAIDCLTNHIATAAAAGESLRTAILDGVEDANRQIIELKNGAGATLAVVQLENGEARPYHIGDAQIVMVGGRGKVKLLTTSHSPVGYAMEAGMLGEQEALDHEERHLVSNYLGSEAMHVEVGSVRTMSTHDGLLVASDGVLDNLKMDEITGFLKNGSAATAASKIAGVAMQRMQASLEGQPHKPDDLTLIVFSQRGKRRAK